In the Kaistella sp. 97-N-M2 genome, one interval contains:
- a CDS encoding GIY-YIG nuclease family protein, giving the protein MELSYIYILKCSDGTFYTGVTSDLEQRVQEHQGGKHGDSYTAQRLPVELVYFCSFTDINLAIEFEKKIKKWSRAKKLALIESRYDDLPALAKKVFKK; this is encoded by the coding sequence ATGGAGCTTTCATACATCTATATTTTAAAATGTTCCGATGGTACCTTTTACACGGGAGTAACAAGTGATCTGGAACAAAGGGTGCAGGAGCATCAGGGCGGAAAGCACGGTGATTCCTATACCGCCCAAAGATTGCCTGTCGAACTGGTCTATTTCTGTAGTTTTACGGATATTAATCTTGCCATTGAATTTGAAAAAAAGATCAAAAAATGGTCGCGGGCAAAGAAACTGGCGCTCATTGAAAGCCGGTATGACGATCTTCCGGCGCTCGCGAAAAAGGTTTTTAAAAAATGA
- a CDS encoding regulatory protein RecX produces MVNYCVYQDRCHKEVEEKMRDYLIIPEAKEEILLYLMKENYLNEERFTRSYIRGKFYMKSWGRNKIRNHLKFKGVSDKLITSCFDEIEEEDYEKTLRKIYENYYSKQTAAKPYQKKAKTVNYLLGRGFEYDFINQILKDGAAD; encoded by the coding sequence ATGGTGAACTACTGCGTTTATCAGGACCGCTGCCATAAAGAAGTGGAAGAGAAGATGCGCGATTATCTGATCATCCCCGAAGCAAAGGAAGAAATTCTGCTTTACCTGATGAAGGAGAATTATCTGAACGAAGAGCGTTTCACGCGGAGTTACATCCGCGGCAAGTTTTATATGAAATCCTGGGGACGCAATAAAATCCGCAACCATCTAAAATTTAAGGGTGTTTCCGACAAGTTAATTACCTCCTGTTTTGATGAGATTGAGGAGGAAGATTATGAAAAAACACTGCGCAAAATTTATGAGAATTACTATTCCAAACAAACCGCCGCAAAGCCGTATCAAAAAAAAGCAAAAACGGTGAATTATTTACTCGGAAGAGGATTTGAATATGATTTTATTAACCAAATTCTTAAAGACGGAGCGGCGGATTAA